Proteins from a single region of Parambassis ranga chromosome 18, fParRan2.1, whole genome shotgun sequence:
- the LOC114450669 gene encoding uncharacterized protein LOC114450669 isoform X1, whose product MGRCPVVEVGMGGVVVPSLLDTGSMVTTITESFFKEHFGHLTDSQLRECAWLDLRAGNGLKLPYLGYLELAITILGKCVPRKGVLVVKDPEDPHMLQRKMQTPGVLGMNVIKGFYYELFVQYGPGLFDDPSITEAPEWRRALRHCHAEELLINSPEPFKVRVKGHVEPCEETPEDVPAAVQHLRASTPSSAPPAPDLVTKEGSKVSSSH is encoded by the exons ATGGGCAGGTGTCCCGTTGTAGAAGTAGGGATGGGAGGGGTAGTGGTTCCATCATTATTGGATACAGGCTCTATGGTGACAACAATCACTGAGAGTTTTTTTAAGGAACATTTTGGCCATCTCACAGACTCCCAGCTGCGTGAGTGTGCATGGCTAGATCTGAGAGCGGGCAATGGTCTTAAATTGCCATATTTGGGTTATCTGGAGCTGGCTATCACTATTTTAGGTAAATGTGTTCCACGCAAAGGAGTTCTGGTTGTGAAGGATCCAGAAGACCCACATATGTTGCAGAGAAAGATGCAAACTCCTGGTGTATTGGGAATGAATGTGATAAAGGGGTTTTATTATGAGCTGTTTGTGCAGTATGGACCAGGCCTCTTTGATGATCCTAGCATAACAGAAGCCCCTGAATGGAGACGAGCACTCAGACATTGCCATGCAGAGGAGCTCTTAATCAACTCCCCAGAGCCGTTCAAAGTAAGGGTTAAAG gtcatgtggagccctgtgaggaaactccagaggacgtcccagcagcagtccaacacctgagagcctccactccttcctctgctcctccagcacctgacttgGTAACAAAGGAAGGTTCCAAGGTGTCCagttctcactga